The Venturia canescens isolate UGA chromosome 7, ASM1945775v1, whole genome shotgun sequence genome segment aagaaaaatgagagaagaaaacaaaaattaaaagtcCCCCTGAAAAAATTAAGTAATGAGggcgaaaaaagatttttatgaaaattccgAAGGTATGTTGTCTCTtaattttgatttgttttctttgCGAGACAGCTTTATTcctcgttgaaaaaacaaatatgtgGCTTCGTAATTTCACAGTTGTCTTTGCGAGTTGGCGAAGCAGATCGGATTTCAAGATCAGGCGCAAGAGATTTTTCAATTAGAACAGCAACTCTCAACTTTTCGTCACGTCGTGAGTATAACAGATATTCTTGATACTTGTGAATTTATTATAGGAAGAAATAGTagtaataaaatttgatacttcgagtcgaatcgaaatttcagatGTTCATGaggtcgaaaaaatgtttacacgTTTTATGTAATCCTTCTAGCAACCGGAAATGGTTCGTCGAGATATAAAATTTGCGAGATCCTTGTCGATCtcaacgaaattgaaatttccatttccACACATGGTGGCAGTCGTAGTGAAGGAAAAGAGTGGCGGAAGCTTACAGTTACTAACGCAAGGGACAGCTGACATAATTCTCGATTCTTGCATCGAATTTTGGGACGGGCACGATCTTTGCCCGTTGTCGCCATCGGATCGAAAGAAAGTTCAAGACTTTTATCAACGAACGAGTCTTACGTCTTATTGTACGGCGTTCGCTTACAGACCGTTGATACGAAGCATTAGTAATAAATTGTCAAACATATATCTTGAGCTCCCAGCGGATAGCAAACATTTGTACATGCCGCACAGAAGTCCCACGCCATTACCTTGGGATTTTCGAAACGTTTTGGATCCACGAGTCAAAGGCATACTTGGACAATTTCATTCAACAGGTGATTCTTTGATCGGACGTTCAATCAAATTGTCTCACGAAAACAGTCAATGGGAACAATtggaccaaaaaaaaattaattttattgtgTCTTTTATCCCAGATTCGCTCTTGTGTAACGACAGCAAAGACGAGGAAATAAACGACATAGAGAGTTGCTTCGAGCTTCAGTGCAATCAAGTATTTATCGGAATGGTGACGATGCAATATCAGGCGCAAACGGACAtggtaattaataaaaatgaaataatcgtCACAAATTATGTATTGGATTCGACGATAAAAACAAGAATCATGAGGAATACGAGTTTGAATGATGAAGCATCATTGATCGATATTAGGTACAACTGATCGAACAATTAGAGAGGGCATGCATAAGATTCGTTCACTTCAGCAAGGAAAATGAATTGAGATCACGCGTATTCTCAGAGAAGATGGGTCTAGAGAGCGGTTGGAATTGTCACATTTCATTGCTCAGCGAAAGGGCTAGGTATTATTAAAACCAATGCATTTTAAAAATCCAACATCCCCCTTCCTACCTGCTATGTTTTTCTGGTTacgaaaggaaacaaaaacaataataacgTTGCTTTGCTGTTTGGCTTTTCATAATCGTCGACATATTCTATGacggaagaaatttctctttttctttacaATCTATAAATATAAGAAGCAACGGAACAACGACATAACGATCACATGTTGTAAGTGATGTGAGAAAAGTCAATCGCGATTACGATTTATTAAGTATGCACGTACGTTACAGGAGACAGCAATGGCTCGAGAGATATCCACACTTGAATCGACTGTATATGTTTGTCTATATTCGTTATTCATACGTTTTTATTAACGCTGCACgtttgattgttttttctttttttttttttacctttcttCGGTTGAGAATTGCACTGGATACTGCATTACAAATTACAAAAGTTCGAATTTGCTGACCAGTGTTATTATCGATCAAAGACGAGGCTATTCAAGTGGGCACAAGAATGAAGAATGCTTCTATCGATATAAAATCTCTATTAACaactggaaatattcatcATCGTGTTAACTAACGCAATTATCATTTGGGACATGATCTCGCTTGTTTTTACATCAAAATTATCAGTTTCATCCTGCTCAGATTGTCATACCTTTTCTTGTGGATCGTTGTTATctgtttattaataaataaatgttgagTGTGACTAATAAGGCGGGAATTAGGTCAGAAAGTCCGGTGGGCTGGTGGGTGAGCCAGGCTGCAGCCATGTCCTCACCCACACCTTCTGCCCAATCTCACCAACGTAAACAATCCTGCATGGACGAGGCCAGCCACTTGCTTAACCGCGTCTGTCCCCGGTATGTTAATATTTCACGTTGAAGCGCTATAATTTCATGTTACAATCTCTGTCATCATTCGATCAAACGAGAATCACTATTTTCGATTTAACAAAATCGActcaaacgaattttcgaattaatatGGCTTTCAATATTAATTTCGGTCTACATCTTTACTGTGGGAACGCTACTGTGGTGggcagaaaaatttcaattttgtgGAATCCTTTCCAGGTGTATAAAAAATCTTACGACGTCACGAGCCTCTTTATAACAAAGGAAACCAAAATTCAATACTTATATAAATTCAGACCTTTTTGGAcatgattgttttttttttcttcatacttcTCTTAGGGGGTAGTGACAGTTTGAAAAATGCTTTCTCCAGTTTTCTATAATTCATATGTTTTATTGTTCGAACGGTTTTCGAAAGTAGTTATGAGGAAGATTGACCAAACTACGGCACATACGGATCTGGCCACTACGATAatgaatatgagaaaaaaagcgaaggtaaaaaaaatgaaaaattttcatctgtCACAGTGGCGTTGTCTTCGTaaaaatgaagtgaaaaaatgaatcttgaAAAAGTGGTATACTTGTAACGAAAACGTTTTCCCAATTTGCAGTGTATTTACACAAATCGAGCCGCTACTCTTGATACGTCAAGGCATTGCATTTCAACTTGCTTTTGACAGAATTATCATTTACCAGTTAAAAATCTCTAGGAATGTATATTTTCAATTAGAATAAAAGACACGGCCTCCTCATAAGGGTATAACTAATTCACATTGTTATTGAGCAGGAAGAAGCATGACTGAGAAAGCTTTTGGAGTGTTTATAGtgcgagtaattttttttaaattggttTTTCTGACTCGATAACAGACTAAATGTTTCGCGGTtactgataattttttttggccATTTTCAGCTCGAATCTGGATACGAGTAAAGCGATGAGTATGTCCGCACCAAGTGCAATAAATACGGATTTTTCGACCGTGAAATTCGATGACGAAGCAACGGAATGGCACAACGTCGAGCCTCCGCATCCCAAAAGTGCAATGAGTCATAGGtttggaaaacaaaaatacaaaaatagtcAATTGCTGTTTTCAACAAAACTTTTCCTCGTGTGACCCCTTTCCCCctgttttcgttttcttctcattttttcacatcATTGCACGTCAGTTACAATTTGCTCGAGAAAAGGAATGGAGAATCAAACTCGTCGACCATGTCGTAATTATTTACTCATTTGTTCTTTGACTTGAGGTGTTtatgtattgtcaaatttactGGCAATTTTTAATAACCcgtgatttttttgtatcGTTGACGCAGAGAACACGAGACCGTAAGGAGTGAGGATAGTGTACTGGTACAAAGCGTTGATCTTGGATCCGGGCAAGAAGCTTGGAGATCTCTCAGTTGCCTCACTGACAGTACAGAACAGAGTGCACCGGTTAATTTTGATCTTTCAAACAGGGTCAGCATCTGATTTTTAAACAAAGGAATCAAAATCGAACaatcaaaagaattacaaacaagcaaaatttttcaagagctTTCCTTTATTCGTTGTATTTTAGGCCATTCCGGTACAATAGATTTTTGCAAACActtatttatttcataaaaatgaaaatatcattttccaGGCAAAACTTCCTCGTGGAATCGACAAAATACGGCCGCACATTGAACTCATCGACAACGTACCTCTTCTCGTGTCTCTCTTCACGGATTGCAATACCGCAGTGACACGAGAAATGTTGCACATAATGCAGGATTATGGCGAGGTTGTTTGCGTGCTCGGTTCATCAGCGAATGCCGAAAATATGCCGATATTCATGCAAGCCGATGCCGCGTAAGTTAACTATCAAAAAAACACCTCTTGCGATTTGAAACAAtagttcaattatttttcgaaggaaaccctttttttatttttctatcattATTCCAGGCTCCCTGCGACTTTGCTTTGTCAACGATTTATCATTGCCCCTTTGTGTATTATATGAATTATTTTAACCGAAGCTAGGGAAAAAGTGTAGATGAAGAGCTTTCAAGCTTCGAGGCTAAAAAgaagaatgaattttatgCCGCAAAGCAGAGTGTCGAAAGATTGAAATGTTGAGGAATATTTCGCGGAAATGCCAATGAAATTACGGATATGTTACAAAAAATTGGCACgatgattttgataaaagGGAAGGCCTCTATAGTCATACCAAATTATTTCACTCTTACGAAGCAACCGGGTATCATGTAGCTCGTATTGTATGTAGTTTCGCATAAAATTTGTGCATTTATGTTGGGTTTGGAGTAATATGGACGCATTATTTTTCGGCGTTGAGATGCAATTTGCTGATACGAAGACTTTTGGATCGTTTCGTAATCTGGgacgaaattcaatttccgATAAATATTCGTGTCGCCTCTAATggattttcttctactcgtcTGTTGAGGATGTTGATAAGATTCACGAGCAATCGTGGTTGTTTCCATAGGGGCCGTTATGGGTCTTCGAAAGTCAATGTTTTTGACAGTTTTTGTTCTCACGAGACCGGGACACATGTATGAACTCTTTTGTACGGAATATCTTTCAATTGGTCCTTCGCCACAACCTAAACGTGGTGCCGGATAACAAGTTTTCGCTCGTTCACCGTGCTTCCACGTGTACGTTGTTTTGTGGGTAGTTCTAGATTCCATCTTCGCATAAACTTTTCGCCGTTCGGTTTCAGTGATTTTCCGCTTAATCTTTAATCCGGGGCTCATGTAAGACGTTGTGTAAGTCGTGTCTCCCGCTATTTTTGCTGTTGGACGCTTTCGAGGTTCCCGATAAAACTTTGATGTTGCTCTGGCCGGTTGAACGTAAACAACATTGCCGTCCTGAgcaaaaagacttttttttttgtcgcaAACTTTCACTGGCAAACATATCAACTCCATCGTCACTCTTTCAAAAAGGCTATTCGCGTACGAGTACGTGACGTCGAGTgggcaaataaaaatgaaacaattgaatGATTCCTTTGCAGATGAAAGAAAGGAAAGTTGCTCAAAATAAACGATAGTTTATAGCTAGGGgccatccatttttagactaATTATTGTTAATGTTCGAcggaaatatgatttttcataaatgaaaacgttcacatatttttcagaattGGCGTAGAACCGTTGTATCCCCAAGTGTGCCAAAAAGTACCGGTTCTAAAACCCATTAAGGAGGATCAAGGACCTACACCCGTTGATCTCAGCCGAGCCTTAAATTCAATCACCTGCTCTCTCAGTGTAAAGAGAGAAGATCCTATAGCCATATATTATCTTGTGATGGAGGTGAATACACATTCAATTCCTGATATATTACAAATTCAATACTTCAACTGAAAATAGTATAAATTCGATAATCGAATTAACATACTCCaaatcattcgaattttcattgcaCTCGAATGGTTCctataaaattaattttatgtttGTATTTTCTGACCAATTGTTATCAGGCTCGCGATTACATGAAGTGCCTATGGAACTGTGTTCAATTTTGGTTGTGCTGCGTCGTCACGGTTTCCTTTGCTCAAGCTATATCTGGATTTTTACTTTTACCACCGTTGTTTTCAGTCAGTCAAGTAATGTGGTTGTGTTGTTTAATCATTCCGCTCTTGTCAATATCAATGATAGCGACACCCACTGATTCGACAATAATGCAAAGAGCAACGGGCAAAAATCAGTGCGTCGTTGGTGGACaggtatttttctccaatgtttTACATCGTACATCTCTTGCTTAAAATAATTGCACTGAAACTAAAGAAAATGTTGTAAATGTTGATTGTGCGGATCTAATATTTTCACAGGTcgctctttttgttttttggtgCTATGGGACAAAATTTTTACCCACTATAATTACGGTCGTCATGGCTCAATGTGTTTCGCTTTTCACGCTTTGCCCGATTTATGCAAAAATCAACAGCAAATGTTTTTACGTTTATCCGGATGCTGATGGCGATATCAGTTGGGGCGGTTGGGGCGAAAAACCTAACGTCATCGTAGCCGTGCAACATTTCGCTCTGACTATCATAGTTTTACACTTTGGTAATTATCacaattcattttataaaaCTTGTTTCTATATCATTAGGTTTTATTGTAGCTGGTTCTAACAAAATTCGTaatacaaaattttctttttcatcactCTAGTAACTATATCGATGAGCTTCGTTCATAGAGAGTACTCTATTTGGAGAAAACTGCCTTTTAACAATTGGGCCTGGTTCCTTTGTGCATTTATTgtgtaagttgaaaaaatgcaacatgttcaatttcatatattttacTTCGACAGCCCTGTTGGTCATAATAACATGTGGAATATTTACAGACTGGGCATTCAGGCTACATTTTCAGGAATTTTATTGACAAATTTTTGGAACGATGAGGGACAAAAGATCGACCCACTTCCTCTGCATTTGCCACTCTTTTTTCTACTCACACTTCCTCTCGTATTCGCCATTAATGAATTGATCAAATGGCAAGAGATTAAGTGAGTTCTTTCAAATATACatacattttatcaatgcAGTAGCTTCAagcgattggaaaaaaaaactttttcgtttaattttttctttttttaggGTTAATGTAAGGTACCAAAAACGTGCCCGTCTAGAATTTGGGACTAAACTCGGTATGAACTCTCCGTTTTAATCAAGAAACGGTAGAACTGGAAAAACGCTCATCCCAACGACTTTGcggattgaatttttaatgccAAATGTTTTCCCCCACTcgtgatatattttttatggaacgaacaaaaaatctcaaatacTTCAACCATGAACATTTGTATTCGTAAAGCTCCGTGGTTAAATGgacaaagaaattttttatgaaccaAACATGAGGGGCGAGggaatgaaacattttcataCTAAAAGCACAAACTGTCACGTTTAATTTATCTGTCAATAACTTATAGTTCTTTTATTTCATCTGCGAGGTCTCGACTGCATTCTATACAATTACGCTTTTTTATGATATTTGATTTATAGTCTTAGGCTCTAGTTTTAGATATAGGGAAACGCGAGcatttattctatttttttttcatcttcataTACGACTGGGTAATTTCATTCATCCGAGAGTTCTGGTACACTGACACACTTTAAGAGACAAACTGCAACAAACAACTAGTGAAAGtcacaataataaatattcatatttttctatcacttcgaacttttgatttcgaaaaatgtgtaATGAAATTCCTCAATTTACGGACAGAGAGAGTCACATTATTTGTACATGAATCGCTCAGCTATACTGCGAATGTAAATCGAGGGTTAACGTTACTTCATTATAGTGGTTGATCAATTTATCAGTGCGACCTACGGAAATTAATGAATAGGCCTCAAAGTACTGCGGCAACGAAATTTTCTGTTTCGGGATTTAATCTCCATATGGTTTTGCCTACTTATGATCTCAATTTTATTAGAAACCTCAATGGCcatgacaaattttcacggAAATAGTAACTGCCAAGAGGCAGTTAACAGCGAATCTAATGAATATGTTACACAGAAATAgtaaaaatggaggaaaatcCATTCAATGAACAAAATAGTGTCAATAAAATAGTATTGAGTATTTGTTTTCATCGAAGCAAGCCAAAAAATATACTCTTCGCTCGTATTGAAGAATGTATTGCTTAAAAGATCATTATAAATGGCGCAAACATAAAAATCTCTTGTTCTTGCAGCAATTCAATCAATGTGTCTTAGTTGCCTCAGAACAGTGAATAATTTATGAGCAAAAACCGTGATATTTTGTATTCATCCCTTATTTGAAGCACGTTGAATATTTCCCgttcacgtttttcataacGGCCCTGGTAATTTGATCACTTACTGTACAAACTGGATATGTACATAGAGATACATAAGCTACTAGAGACTTGAATTGAGTTTTATTGATATTGTAATGCTCCGtagtgaattatttttaaaaaagataCTTTTACAAGTATCGTACAGTCCTTgacaaatagtttttttttttttttcaaaacgataATATTGCGTAATATTATTTGCCTTGATtggaacagatttttttccgtgtccATGTAATTCAATTATAATATCAAAACACAAATCTTTATGGGAGATACGCCATAacatattttttgtattctcgaaaaaataatttgtaacTTCATAATTTCgattatattgttttttttaatgctatTTCTTAGAATACATTGTGTATACCCCCGATTCGAGGTTCAACATAAATTTAgatcaaaataaatttaagaCTCGTACGGTCGCTAATAATTCTAAACTCTGTATCAGTGAATAAAGTATTTCGAGCGTTACGAAATGATTGCTGTATTTTAATTTTACTTAGTTACAAATCTAATGTATCATTGAGACCGGAAAGTACGAAGAGTCTTATTGCTTGATCTCACTAACTATACCCAATCATTATTCGACTTTTTCATGGAATTTGAATACCGCTAGATTACTTTACGCATTGTAACAAATAATCGTCCCAACAGAATCGCTTCCCAGCAGGACTACAATGTGTCATTTACACCCCTCGGTCTCGTAGCTCAGCAAATACAAGAATacacttttctccatattgtttttatgaaagacaaaattgaaatacgttacgttttttccttcaaaacttCATTTACTTCGGTGACGCGTAAAAGCATACGGTCTGCATgatcaaaataaatgtaaacatTACTCCGCAATACATCGCTTCATAGAGTACTTTTGGTGAAAATACTGTCCAAACAAACAAATGAAATCGTTGGATGGTCACGATTATCGAGTATATGGCTAGAGGAAGAAATCGCCATAAGGCACATCGTCGGtttatcgataaaatttttctcatgtAGCTGCAACAGATAATTTGTcggtgaattttttattgacagaTGAACGAAAGCTCCCTTATTGGAATCATATTATATTCTAGTTACCATTTTGACTTCTCGGAAACGGTGCTACGATAGATGAGTATCAAATAAGCCAACACCGGCGCAGAATATGTgtttattgataaaaatatacCGGCCATTAGAGGCTGATAGGTCTCCATTCCGACGAAACCAGCAGCTACGTCAATAGTGGCCAAACTGTTTGAATTCCCCTGTAAAAGATAAATCAAGAATGAGATATGAATACTGAACTAAACCACGAAAGGGATGAAAATTACCTGATAAAAGTAAAATACGTTTCCCATCCACAAATAAACGTACAATATGATATCCTCTCCGCTCTTGTTGGCTCTCACTATATCGTGCATAACACGACTAACTAAAATTTGC includes the following:
- the l(2)k05819 gene encoding transmembrane protein 94 isoform X2; the encoded protein is MGANEGEGDVSEGGSQPQAKPKENRGLATAEALEILHRDIGRVLDEYTDECRKNKKYRATLKDALHHRSQYTTLCWTSAIGLLINAVTLIATSFSNTETMYSALPYEGLIVCCLVVFNFALVVSDNILRHNEIPHRVRNLLKKLEGARTVCHWEPENYPHLCSPLSPCLTLQWTYRDNVIVNLPWALLVAGDVIVIKPGQQIPGYCTPYENPEDPILHAKEVYSPSVHGANEIFSTPQARTPLKNKVYKLQETPYLVNLRMALEQALDRPVTYHNRERHLVMVCCIEQLTYPILLIIVVLVNLLRYLYLTEYVGIGHWSEIFLLQPIAVTLPLLPIIFPAFWILLNCFGMARFKALFKLYQSSKKMQFVDPFEDADISGPISPGVVYNWSELTEYFFDILFGRENMMSRSASILHVLGSVTALCCIDKKGILSWPNPTAEKVFFLRNSNTVSRTSSTVSLDKTAEASRPSESSKNEINKMTYVQHDMSHSVAEVLDLTHDHALPFRLQFDDHSWRQHLNSLKPLGLAILLNTCNMETQEHYMQFCCHVTCEALYNENLVPVINRRRQSNTLDDKSDYRANDTKQSSRQVYLIEESGSLGQMCCLCELAKQIGFQDQAQEIFQLEQQLSTFRHVQPEMVRRDIKFARSLSISTKLKFPFPHMVAVVVKEKSGGSLQLLTQGTADIILDSCIEFWDGHDLCPLSPSDRKKVQDFYQRTSLTSYCTAFAYRPLIRSISNKLSNIYLELPADSKHLYMPHRSPTPLPWDFRNVLDPRVKGILGQFHSTDSLLCNDSKDEEINDIESCFELQCNQVFIGMVTMQYQAQTDMVQLIEQLERACIRFVHFSKENELRSRVFSEKMGLESGWNCHISLLSERARSESPVGWWVSQAAAMSSPTPSAQSHQRKQSCMDEASHLLNRVCPRSNLDTSKAMSMSAPSAINTDFSTVKFDDEATEWHNVEPPHPKSAMSHREHETVRSEDSVLVQSVDLGSGQEAWRSLSCLTDSTEQSAPVNFDLSNRAKLPRGIDKIRPHIELIDNVPLLVSLFTDCNTAVTREMLHIMQDYGEVVCVLGSSANAENMPIFMQADAAIGVEPLYPQVCQKVPVLKPIKEDQGPTPVDLSRALNSITCSLSVKREDPIAIYYLVMEARDYMKCLWNCVQFWLCCVVTVSFAQAISGFLLLPPLFSVSQVMWLCCLIIPLLSISMIATPTDSTIMQRATGKNQCVVGGQVALFVFWCYGTKFLPTIITVVMAQCVSLFTLCPIYAKINSKCFYVYPDADGDISWGGWGEKPNVIVAVQHFALTIIVLHFVTISMSFVHREYSIWRKLPFNNWAWFLCAFIVLGIQATFSGILLTNFWNDEGQKIDPLPLHLPLFFLLTLPLVFAINELIKWQEIKVNVRYQKRARLEFGTKLGMNSPF
- the l(2)k05819 gene encoding transmembrane protein 94 isoform X1; this translates as MGANEGEGDVSEGGSQPQAKPKENRGLATAEALEILHRDIGRVLDEYTDECRKNKKYRATLKDALHHRSQYTTLCWTSAIGLLINAVTLIATSFSNTETMYSALPYEGLIVCCLVVFNFALVVSDNILRHNEIPHRVRNLLKKLEGARTVCHWEPENYPHLCSPLSPCLTLQWTYRDNVIVNLPWALLVAGDVIVIKPGQQIPGYCTPYENPEDPILHAKEVYSPSVHGANEIFSTPQARTPLKNKVYKLQETPYLVNLRMALEQALDRPVTYHNRERHLVMVCCIEQLTYPILLIIVVLVNLLRYLYLTEYVGIGHWSEIFLLQPIAVTLPLLPIIFPAFWILLNCFGMARFKALFKLYQSSKKMQFVDPFEDADISGPISPGVVYNWSELTEYFFDILFGRENMMSRSASILHVLGSVTALCCIDKKGILSWPNPTAEKVFFLRNSNTVSRTSSTVSLDKTAEASRPSESSKNEINKMTYVQHDMSHSVAEVLDLTHDHALPFRLQFDDHSWRQHLNSLKPLGLAILLNTCNMETQEHYMQFCCHVTCEALYNENLVPVINRRRQSNTLDDKSDYRANDTKQSSRQVYLIEESGSLGQMCCLCELAKQIGFQDQAQEIFQLEQQLSTFRHVQPEMVRRDIKFARSLSISTKLKFPFPHMVAVVVKEKSGGSLQLLTQGTADIILDSCIEFWDGHDLCPLSPSDRKKVQDFYQRTSLTSYCTAFAYRPLIRSISNKLSNIYLELPADSKHLYMPHRSPTPLPWDFRNVLDPRVKGILGQFHSTDSLLCNDSKDEEINDIESCFELQCNQVFIGMVTMQYQAQTDMVQLIEQLERACIRFVHFSKENELRSRVFSEKMGLESGWNCHISLLSERARSESPVGWWVSQAAAMSSPTPSAQSHQRKQSCMDEASHLLNRVCPRSNLDTSKAMSMSAPSAINTDFSTVKFDDEATEWHNVEPPHPKSAMSHSYNLLEKRNGESNSSTMSEHETVRSEDSVLVQSVDLGSGQEAWRSLSCLTDSTEQSAPVNFDLSNRAKLPRGIDKIRPHIELIDNVPLLVSLFTDCNTAVTREMLHIMQDYGEVVCVLGSSANAENMPIFMQADAAIGVEPLYPQVCQKVPVLKPIKEDQGPTPVDLSRALNSITCSLSVKREDPIAIYYLVMEARDYMKCLWNCVQFWLCCVVTVSFAQAISGFLLLPPLFSVSQVMWLCCLIIPLLSISMIATPTDSTIMQRATGKNQCVVGGQVALFVFWCYGTKFLPTIITVVMAQCVSLFTLCPIYAKINSKCFYVYPDADGDISWGGWGEKPNVIVAVQHFALTIIVLHFVTISMSFVHREYSIWRKLPFNNWAWFLCAFIVLGIQATFSGILLTNFWNDEGQKIDPLPLHLPLFFLLTLPLVFAINELIKWQEIKVNVRYQKRARLEFGTKLGMNSPF
- the l(2)k05819 gene encoding transmembrane protein 94 isoform X5; the encoded protein is MGANEGEGDVSEGGSQPQAKPKENRGLATAEALEILHRDIGRVLDEYTDECRKNKKYRATLKDALHHRSQYTTLCWTSAIGLLINAVTLIATSFSNTETMYSALPYEGLIVCCLVVFNFALVVSDNILRHNEIPHRVRNLLKKLEGARTVCHWEPENYPHLCSPLSPCLTLQWTYRDNVIVNLPWALLVAGDVIVIKPGQQIPGYCTPYENPEDPILHAKEVYSPSVHGANEIFSTPQARTPLKNKVYKLQETPYLVNLRMALEQALDRPVTYHNRERHLVMVCCIEQLTYPILLIIVVLVNLLRYLYLTEYVGIGHWSEIFLLQPIAVTLPLLPIIFPAFWILLNCFGMARFKALFKLYQSSKKMQFVDPFEDADISGPISPGVVYNWSELTEYFFDILFGRENMMSRSASILHVLGSVTALCCIDKKGILSWPNPTAEKVFFLRNSNTVSRTSSTVSLDKTAEASRPSESSKNEINKMTYVQHDMSHSVAEVLDLTHDHALPFRLQFDDHSWRQHLNSLKPLGLAILLNTCNMETQEHYMQFCCHVTCEALYNENLVPVINRRCLCELAKQIGFQDQAQEIFQLEQQLSTFRHVQPEMVRRDIKFARSLSISTKLKFPFPHMVAVVVKEKSGGSLQLLTQGTADIILDSCIEFWDGHDLCPLSPSDRKKVQDFYQRTSLTSYCTAFAYRPLIRSISNKLSNIYLELPADSKHLYMPHRSPTPLPWDFRNVLDPRVKGILGQFHSTDSLLCNDSKDEEINDIESCFELQCNQVFIGMVTMQYQAQTDMVQLIEQLERACIRFVHFSKENELRSRVFSEKMGLESGWNCHISLLSERARSESPVGWWVSQAAAMSSPTPSAQSHQRKQSCMDEASHLLNRVCPRSNLDTSKAMSMSAPSAINTDFSTVKFDDEATEWHNVEPPHPKSAMSHREHETVRSEDSVLVQSVDLGSGQEAWRSLSCLTDSTEQSAPVNFDLSNRAKLPRGIDKIRPHIELIDNVPLLVSLFTDCNTAVTREMLHIMQDYGEVVCVLGSSANAENMPIFMQADAAIGVEPLYPQVCQKVPVLKPIKEDQGPTPVDLSRALNSITCSLSVKREDPIAIYYLVMEARDYMKCLWNCVQFWLCCVVTVSFAQAISGFLLLPPLFSVSQVMWLCCLIIPLLSISMIATPTDSTIMQRATGKNQCVVGGQVALFVFWCYGTKFLPTIITVVMAQCVSLFTLCPIYAKINSKCFYVYPDADGDISWGGWGEKPNVIVAVQHFALTIIVLHFVTISMSFVHREYSIWRKLPFNNWAWFLCAFIVLGIQATFSGILLTNFWNDEGQKIDPLPLHLPLFFLLTLPLVFAINELIKWQEIKVNVRYQKRARLEFGTKLGMNSPF
- the l(2)k05819 gene encoding transmembrane protein 94 isoform X4, with protein sequence MGANEGEGDVSEGGSQPQAKPKENRGLATAEALEILHRDIGRVLDEYTDECRKNKKYRATLKDALHHRSQYTTLCWTSAIGLLINAVTLIATSFSNTETMYSALPYEGLIVCCLVVFNFALVVSDNILRHNEIPHRVRNLLKKLEGARTVCHWEPENYPHLCSPLSPCLTLQWTYRDNVIVNLPWALLVAGDVIVIKPGQQIPGYCTPYENPEDPILHAKEVYSPSVHGANEIFSTPQARTPLKNKVYKLQETPYLVNLRMALEQALDRPVTYHNRERHLVMVCCIEQLTYPILLIIVVLVNLLRYLYLTEYVGIGHWSEIFLLQPIAVTLPLLPIIFPAFWILLNCFGMARFKALFKLYQSSKKMQFVDPFEDADISGPISPGVVYNWSELTEYFFDILFGRENMMSRSASILHVLGSVTALCCIDKKGILSWPNPTAEKVFFLRNSNTVSRTSSTVSLDKTAEASRPSESSKNEINKMTYVQHDMSHSVAEVLDLTHDHALPFRLQFDDHSWRQHLNSLKPLGLAILLNTCNMETQEHYMQFCCHVTCEALYNENLVPVINRRRQSNTLDDKSDYRANDTKQSSRQVYLIEESGSLGQMCCLCELAKQIGFQDQAQEIFQLEQQLSTFRHVQPEMVRRDIKFARSLSISTKLKFPFPHMVAVVVKEKSGGSLQLLTQGTADIILDSCIEFWDGHDLCPLSPSDRKKVQDFYQRTSLTSYCTAFAYRPLIRSISNKLSNIYLELPADSKHLYMPHRSPTPLPWDFRNVLDPRVKGILGQFHSTDSLLCNDSKDEEINDIESCFELQCNQVFIGMVTMQYQAQTDMVQLIEQLERACIRFVHFSKENELRSRVFSEKMGLESGWNCHISLLSERASSNLDTSKAMSMSAPSAINTDFSTVKFDDEATEWHNVEPPHPKSAMSHSYNLLEKRNGESNSSTMSEHETVRSEDSVLVQSVDLGSGQEAWRSLSCLTDSTEQSAPVNFDLSNRAKLPRGIDKIRPHIELIDNVPLLVSLFTDCNTAVTREMLHIMQDYGEVVCVLGSSANAENMPIFMQADAAIGVEPLYPQVCQKVPVLKPIKEDQGPTPVDLSRALNSITCSLSVKREDPIAIYYLVMEARDYMKCLWNCVQFWLCCVVTVSFAQAISGFLLLPPLFSVSQVMWLCCLIIPLLSISMIATPTDSTIMQRATGKNQCVVGGQVALFVFWCYGTKFLPTIITVVMAQCVSLFTLCPIYAKINSKCFYVYPDADGDISWGGWGEKPNVIVAVQHFALTIIVLHFVTISMSFVHREYSIWRKLPFNNWAWFLCAFIVLGIQATFSGILLTNFWNDEGQKIDPLPLHLPLFFLLTLPLVFAINELIKWQEIKVNVRYQKRARLEFGTKLGMNSPF